The Myxococcales bacterium genome includes a region encoding these proteins:
- a CDS encoding VOC family protein, translated as MIDHTSVNVSDYEKSKAFYEKALAPIGYTLLMEVPANANPGGVSAAGYGENGKPDFWIGTGDPGSPPAHVAFQVTSRQVVDAFYAAALAAGGRDNGPPGLRPLYHPHYYGAFVRDPDGHNIEAVFHGG; from the coding sequence ATGATTGACCACACCTCAGTGAACGTGAGCGACTACGAAAAGAGCAAGGCGTTCTACGAAAAGGCCTTGGCGCCCATCGGGTACACGCTGCTCATGGAGGTCCCGGCGAACGCCAACCCCGGCGGAGTGTCCGCTGCCGGGTACGGCGAGAACGGCAAGCCTGACTTCTGGATCGGTACGGGCGACCCGGGGAGCCCGCCGGCTCACGTAGCGTTCCAAGTGACTTCCCGCCAGGTGGTAGACGCATTTTACGCTGCAGCGCTGGCGGCGGGCGGCCGGGATAACGGGCCGCCTGGCTTACGACCCTTGTACCACCCCCACTACTACGGTGCATTCGTCCGGGATCCCGACGGTCACAACATCGAAGCGGTCTTTCATGGGGGTTGA
- a CDS encoding DUF2780 domain-containing protein — MQELLSQLMSGLNLDAKQAEGGVGTLLNFAKQKLSGGEFEQVRSTLGGLEADGAMALAEGKRPDGGGGLFGAVSSLVGGMGGLGGVGEVASVLSSFKAFNLDADTLGKFVPIVVRFLSNKGGEGVGGLLARLF; from the coding sequence ATGCAAGAGCTCTTGAGCCAATTGATGTCGGGACTAAACCTGGACGCGAAGCAGGCCGAGGGCGGGGTGGGAACCCTGCTCAATTTCGCGAAACAGAAGCTATCCGGGGGTGAGTTCGAGCAGGTCCGCTCCACGCTGGGCGGTCTCGAGGCCGATGGCGCCATGGCGCTTGCTGAAGGGAAGCGCCCGGACGGGGGCGGTGGTCTGTTCGGAGCTGTTTCGTCCCTAGTGGGCGGAATGGGCGGCCTCGGAGGCGTGGGCGAGGTTGCTTCCGTGCTGAGTAGCTTCAAGGCCTTCAACCTCGATGCCGACACTTTGGGCAAGTTCGTTCCGATCGTGGTGCGATTCCTCAGCAATAAGGGGGGTGAAGGCGTGGGCGGCCTGCTGGCCCGGCTGTTCTGA
- a CDS encoding sulfatase-like hydrolase/transferase produces MRTTVLPHPALFVAALLCASAPAAASDKPPQIDLITSRHLFHLYGEGLVVSFVSEGFRKYSQEYSSPWGQVSNLDGRAGRVLSGRAAILSVPADSTGPATLRVRAHGLTAGQKISVFVNGKNVKNTELPATWEPLLVPIADKILSPGDNELRFVLAKKAPQGYALFSSLELLPSGVEDAGAPPAPGPVGTLDVGAGAKEALTGFARHSVFVEIPPRARFEAQTGAAAATIFVLSATTPDGKTHALLDAKQDKGWAPRVVKLDALAGQLVRLDLAIKGDPKAAGWADARIVVEAPRAARPPVYKNAILIVVDALRQDRVPLYDRAPAGKTRVAMANVMKLFAEQGVAFMHNQAASPSSPPSHGSIQTGMIPRVHGVVGDKAQVEPGTPTISGQLADAGFATGYYGNNPFGMARQEKPGTWTEFHHPNQEGKSIDCTALVTEMLGFAEKQAKAGKRFFISSLPYETHTPYRYHEGVTDRFHKGDFGPPVGKLVDGDLLGKLSFGKLTLSESQWNQLRALYDGEAEHFDSCFAQLLQGLHKLGLAKDTAIVLTADHGEGLHEHGYMGHAWGHFEEVSAVPMVIFGAGLEPAALKVDVVTGHIDIVPTVLDLVGVRPSERIQGMSLLPLVQTKGAWTPRVLSLEYGRSYALRARSWKYIVDYDGSEHVYDLEKDPGEKIDLLKSPSARGAFGVRYLRDLAGLFLTYRNDWRAATWGDLNNHGPGLLRAAGP; encoded by the coding sequence GTGAGAACCACCGTCCTCCCCCACCCCGCCCTTTTCGTTGCCGCCTTGCTCTGTGCCTCCGCCCCCGCGGCGGCCAGTGACAAGCCGCCCCAGATTGACCTCATCACCTCCCGCCACCTTTTTCACCTCTACGGTGAGGGGCTGGTGGTCTCATTCGTGAGTGAGGGATTCCGCAAATACAGCCAGGAGTACAGTTCGCCCTGGGGCCAAGTGAGCAACCTCGACGGACGCGCAGGGCGCGTGTTGTCGGGGCGCGCCGCCATCCTGAGCGTGCCCGCAGACAGCACGGGTCCCGCCACGCTGCGGGTGCGCGCCCACGGACTGACCGCGGGCCAAAAGATCTCCGTCTTCGTCAACGGTAAAAACGTCAAAAACACCGAGCTGCCCGCCACCTGGGAGCCGCTGCTCGTGCCCATCGCCGACAAGATCCTGAGCCCCGGAGACAACGAACTGCGCTTCGTGCTGGCGAAAAAAGCGCCACAAGGCTACGCCCTGTTTTCCTCCCTCGAGCTTCTGCCGAGCGGCGTCGAGGACGCAGGCGCGCCGCCCGCCCCGGGGCCCGTGGGCACGCTCGACGTGGGCGCCGGCGCCAAGGAAGCCCTCACGGGCTTTGCTCGTCACAGCGTCTTCGTGGAGATCCCTCCCCGCGCGCGCTTCGAGGCGCAAACCGGCGCCGCAGCCGCCACCATCTTCGTGCTTTCTGCCACCACGCCCGACGGCAAGACCCACGCCCTACTCGACGCCAAGCAGGACAAAGGCTGGGCACCCCGGGTGGTCAAACTCGACGCGCTGGCGGGACAACTCGTGCGACTGGATCTGGCCATCAAGGGCGATCCCAAGGCCGCCGGTTGGGCAGACGCGCGGATCGTGGTCGAGGCCCCCCGTGCCGCGCGCCCTCCGGTCTACAAAAATGCGATCCTCATCGTCGTGGATGCGCTTCGGCAAGATCGGGTGCCCCTTTACGACCGCGCGCCCGCAGGCAAGACCCGCGTGGCCATGGCCAACGTGATGAAGCTGTTCGCGGAGCAAGGTGTGGCCTTCATGCACAACCAGGCCGCCTCGCCCTCGTCGCCTCCCTCCCACGGCAGTATTCAAACCGGCATGATCCCCCGCGTTCATGGCGTGGTCGGTGACAAAGCCCAAGTCGAGCCGGGCACGCCCACGATAAGCGGGCAGCTCGCCGACGCCGGCTTCGCTACGGGCTACTACGGCAACAACCCCTTCGGCATGGCCCGCCAAGAAAAGCCCGGGACGTGGACCGAGTTTCACCATCCCAACCAGGAAGGCAAGAGCATCGATTGCACGGCCCTCGTGACCGAGATGCTGGGCTTCGCCGAGAAACAGGCGAAGGCGGGCAAACGCTTTTTCATTTCTTCCCTGCCCTACGAAACCCACACGCCCTACCGCTACCACGAAGGCGTAACCGACAGGTTTCACAAGGGGGACTTTGGCCCTCCCGTCGGCAAGCTCGTCGACGGGGATCTGCTGGGCAAACTCAGCTTCGGCAAGCTGACGCTCTCCGAGTCGCAATGGAACCAGCTGCGTGCGCTCTACGACGGCGAGGCCGAACACTTCGACAGCTGCTTCGCCCAGCTGCTCCAAGGCCTTCACAAACTGGGCCTTGCGAAAGACACCGCCATCGTGCTCACCGCCGACCACGGAGAAGGTCTTCACGAGCACGGCTACATGGGTCATGCGTGGGGACACTTCGAGGAGGTCTCGGCCGTTCCCATGGTAATCTTCGGTGCCGGTCTCGAGCCGGCTGCCTTGAAAGTGGACGTGGTCACAGGGCACATCGACATCGTGCCCACCGTCCTGGACCTCGTGGGGGTGCGGCCGAGCGAACGCATCCAGGGCATGAGCCTCTTGCCACTGGTGCAAACCAAGGGCGCGTGGACGCCCCGGGTGCTCTCACTCGAGTACGGCCGTAGCTACGCCCTACGCGCCCGCTCGTGGAAATACATCGTCGACTACGACGGCAGCGAGCACGTCTACGATCTCGAAAAGGACCCCGGTGAAAAGATCGACCTGCTGAAGAGTCCCAGCGCCCGCGGAGCCTTCGGCGTGCGTTACCTGCGCGACCTGGCCGGACTTTTCCTCACTTACCGTAACGACTGGCGCGCGGCCACCTGGGGCGATCTGAACAACCACGGCCCCGGGCTGCTGCGCGCGGCCGGCCCCTGA
- a CDS encoding redoxin domain-containing protein, protein MAFGVLLALLAPWVARPRLAMAAPERGHSPADAPAADVSRLHVLMLSGGGVPAQNFRSHLIHLQRFLALVEQAGVPRERISVLAADGSDAGADLAVLDEEPEEGLWLLDRTPLQDLLAPTLSFENSQLPGVSIEPATRGQLAAWFRKARKRLRPGDTLLVFVTDHGHNAGTDPWKSEITLWGPRQALDVRQLETLMGTLDPRVRVVTLMSQCFSGGFAQLYTARTRKGLPAGNTCGFFSSTADRPAYGCFPENVGQDAVGHAFTFFESLRRGSDFSTAHRETLLHDDSPDVPLRTSDVFLFDTLEAQAQRTGQPLEATVDALLAKAWKNKARWEPEIRLLDALGRAYGLFSPRSLAELEAPGKQLDTVLEQLDKHGRLWEDALSDITNGNLADFLQRSPQWRGKLEPHAIQRLEQEARRGLARALLDELGPFTEAKAERWARLQRVAERLDTINEVAYRMEVRLAALLRMRALLARVAGQVLLETQGSAEHKQALAALTDCERFSLPLGGKPEDRSTPSLPPFEDDLARAEAVFPAWLGIQFGGVPAALAKRLSLPEGASMIQRVFPQSPAAKAGLRAGDVVLGPPDEPFADNNQVRTWTMLSATGTPLPFLVLREGKKMTAPLTLTPYPSELPKLPGRPKEGEAAPSLGALEAYRGRAPEDVAGKAGYMLFYWATWCGPCKASVPEVMQFAQARQLTVIAVTDEDRETLDAFFAKHKAPFPTNVAMDPSRTTFVTYGISATPTFVLVDGSGRITSYVRGYDSAAGLPFPGWRRP, encoded by the coding sequence TTGGCTTTTGGGGTCCTCTTGGCCCTCTTGGCCCCGTGGGTCGCAAGGCCCCGTCTGGCGATGGCCGCGCCCGAACGCGGCCACAGCCCCGCAGACGCCCCTGCGGCCGACGTTTCGCGCCTGCACGTGCTCATGCTCAGCGGCGGGGGCGTGCCCGCGCAGAACTTCCGCTCGCACCTCATTCACCTCCAGCGCTTCTTGGCTCTGGTGGAGCAGGCCGGGGTGCCGCGCGAACGCATTTCCGTACTGGCTGCCGATGGAAGCGATGCGGGCGCCGATCTGGCCGTGCTCGACGAAGAGCCCGAAGAGGGGCTGTGGCTGCTCGACCGTACCCCTCTCCAAGACTTGCTTGCGCCCACGCTCAGCTTTGAGAACTCGCAGCTTCCGGGCGTCTCGATCGAGCCTGCCACCCGGGGACAGCTCGCAGCCTGGTTTCGCAAGGCCCGCAAGCGGCTCCGGCCCGGCGACACCCTGCTGGTCTTCGTCACCGATCACGGCCACAACGCCGGCACCGATCCCTGGAAGAGCGAGATCACCCTGTGGGGCCCTCGGCAAGCGCTGGATGTACGGCAGCTCGAGACCTTGATGGGCACGCTGGACCCGCGGGTGCGGGTGGTCACGTTGATGTCCCAGTGTTTCTCGGGCGGATTTGCGCAGCTTTACACCGCCCGCACCCGGAAGGGCCTGCCCGCTGGCAACACCTGTGGCTTCTTCTCCTCCACCGCCGATCGCCCCGCCTATGGGTGTTTCCCGGAAAACGTGGGCCAAGACGCCGTGGGGCACGCCTTCACATTCTTCGAATCGCTGCGACGCGGGAGCGATTTTTCCACCGCCCACCGCGAGACCCTGCTGCACGACGACTCCCCCGACGTGCCCCTGCGCACGAGCGACGTATTTCTCTTCGACACACTCGAGGCGCAGGCACAGCGCACGGGACAACCGCTGGAGGCCACGGTGGACGCACTCCTGGCCAAGGCTTGGAAGAACAAGGCTCGCTGGGAGCCCGAGATTCGTCTGCTGGACGCGCTCGGCCGCGCCTATGGCTTGTTTTCGCCGCGCAGCCTCGCCGAACTGGAGGCGCCTGGCAAGCAGCTTGACACCGTGCTGGAGCAACTCGACAAGCATGGACGGCTCTGGGAAGACGCCCTCTCGGACATCACCAACGGCAACCTCGCCGACTTTCTTCAGCGATCGCCGCAGTGGCGCGGCAAGCTCGAGCCACACGCGATCCAGCGGCTCGAGCAGGAGGCCCGGCGCGGCCTCGCGCGGGCTCTGCTCGACGAGCTCGGCCCCTTCACCGAGGCCAAGGCGGAAAGGTGGGCGCGTTTGCAGCGGGTTGCGGAGCGACTCGACACGATCAACGAAGTGGCGTACCGCATGGAGGTGCGCCTGGCGGCGCTGCTGCGCATGCGGGCCCTGCTGGCGCGTGTGGCGGGGCAGGTGCTGCTCGAAACGCAGGGCTCGGCCGAACACAAGCAAGCCTTGGCCGCGCTCACGGACTGTGAACGCTTTTCGTTGCCGCTGGGTGGCAAGCCCGAAGACCGCAGCACCCCGTCTCTTCCGCCCTTCGAGGACGACCTGGCCCGGGCCGAAGCCGTGTTCCCTGCCTGGCTGGGCATCCAGTTCGGCGGCGTGCCCGCGGCGCTCGCGAAGCGCCTGTCCTTGCCCGAGGGGGCCTCGATGATTCAGAGGGTGTTTCCCCAGTCTCCCGCCGCCAAGGCGGGCCTGCGGGCGGGCGACGTGGTGTTGGGGCCCCCCGATGAGCCCTTTGCCGACAACAACCAGGTACGCACCTGGACCATGTTGTCTGCCACGGGCACGCCCCTGCCCTTCTTGGTGCTACGCGAGGGAAAGAAGATGACGGCGCCGCTCACTTTGACCCCCTACCCCTCGGAGCTACCGAAGCTTCCGGGACGTCCGAAGGAAGGCGAAGCGGCACCCTCGCTGGGGGCGCTCGAGGCCTACCGAGGACGAGCGCCGGAGGACGTGGCCGGCAAAGCGGGGTACATGCTGTTCTACTGGGCCACATGGTGTGGGCCCTGCAAAGCCTCGGTGCCGGAGGTCATGCAATTCGCGCAGGCGCGCCAGCTCACGGTGATCGCCGTGACCGATGAAGATCGCGAGACCCTCGATGCGTTTTTCGCCAAGCACAAGGCGCCCTTTCCCACGAACGTGGCGATGGATCCTTCGCGCACGACCTTCGTCACCTACGGCATCAGCGCCACGCCCACCTTCGTGCTCGTGGACGGCAGCGGCCGCATCACCTCCTATGTCCGCGGGTACGACAGTGCCGCCGGGCTGCCCTTCCCGGGCTGGCGGCGGCCTTGA
- a CDS encoding DUF4336 domain-containing protein: MTNPQSSSPALVGLAPGLWAAASEVRMPGGLRLPTRMTVIALGDGTLALHSPVAMSPELSAAVAALGQVAYVIAPSALHHVFVRPALERFVGAKLLGPEALARKRPRLRFDTLLETHLPAPLSDTLDMLAVAGAPTVEEKVFLHKPTGSLLVTDLLFNITAPRGFVTKLVLRGTGTCGHLAQSRLWRFYGKDRAALSASGRALLGWRFDRLVPCHGEVLETGAHAAVEQALRFK; this comes from the coding sequence ATGACAAACCCACAAAGCTCGTCACCTGCCCTGGTGGGCCTCGCACCTGGTCTGTGGGCCGCCGCATCGGAGGTCCGGATGCCCGGCGGCCTTCGGCTGCCCACACGCATGACCGTCATCGCCCTCGGCGATGGCACGCTCGCTCTGCACAGCCCTGTGGCGATGAGCCCGGAGTTGTCCGCCGCGGTGGCGGCCTTGGGGCAGGTGGCCTACGTGATCGCGCCCTCGGCGCTCCACCACGTGTTCGTGCGCCCGGCCCTCGAGCGCTTCGTGGGCGCCAAGCTTCTGGGTCCCGAAGCCCTTGCGCGCAAAAGGCCGCGCTTGCGCTTCGACACCCTCCTCGAAACGCACCTGCCCGCACCCCTTTCGGACACCCTCGACATGCTGGCCGTTGCGGGGGCGCCCACGGTCGAGGAGAAGGTCTTTCTCCACAAGCCCACGGGCTCGTTGCTGGTCACCGATCTGCTCTTCAACATCACGGCGCCTCGGGGCTTTGTCACCAAGCTGGTGCTGCGAGGCACGGGGACCTGCGGCCACCTGGCCCAAAGCCGGCTGTGGCGGTTTTACGGCAAGGATCGCGCGGCGTTGTCAGCCAGTGGGCGGGCGCTGCTCGGGTGGCGCTTCGACCGTCTGGTGCCCTGTCATGGCGAGGTGTTGGAGACGGGCGCCCACGCGGCCGTCGAGCAAGCCTTGCGCTTCAAGTGA
- a CDS encoding MarR family winged helix-turn-helix transcriptional regulator has translation MATGDDVGSFEARLAVAKAASWAQLLFKCARLLNERALTELRRRTGQPVRAAHTALFPHIDLQGTRPSVLAERLGVTKQAVGQLVDEMVAMGMLERVADPADARARLVRFSAKGRKGLMAGLALLGELEAELAAQLGKGDLKRFADTLARLSAVLEGG, from the coding sequence ATGGCAACCGGTGACGACGTGGGAAGCTTCGAGGCGCGGCTGGCTGTGGCCAAGGCGGCAAGCTGGGCCCAACTGCTCTTCAAGTGCGCGCGGCTACTCAACGAACGGGCCCTGACCGAGCTGCGGCGCCGCACCGGGCAGCCCGTACGCGCCGCGCACACCGCTCTTTTCCCCCACATCGATCTTCAGGGCACGCGGCCGAGCGTGCTGGCGGAGAGACTGGGCGTGACGAAACAGGCCGTGGGTCAGTTGGTGGACGAGATGGTGGCGATGGGCATGCTCGAGCGCGTGGCCGATCCCGCTGACGCCCGGGCGCGCCTGGTGAGGTTTTCGGCCAAGGGCCGCAAGGGGCTCATGGCAGGGCTGGCGCTGCTGGGCGAGCTTGAAGCGGAACTGGCTGCGCAACTGGGCAAGGGGGATCTGAAGCGCTTTGCCGACACCCTGGCGCGGCTTTCCGCCGTGCTCGAAGGCGGATGA
- a CDS encoding TonB-dependent receptor — protein sequence MKKQISPLLLAALAVSGVWTSPLAQAQPEAPPTPEAPPPGGPPSEPPLAAAPDEVPPPRHAQGRLEVQLFDAATGAPIAGATVMVDGDAGGESDAEGRVSLGPLAVGPHNLLVMSAAHDTLDTQTRVHSGGATHVRYRLAAATAEVYEIAAKDARPRREATEVVLSEAEFKTVPGTLGDPVRVVENLPGMNRTPGGLGGALIVRGANPADSGVYVDGVEIPLLYHFGGLTSVVSGEFMGGITFTPGGFGPQFGRATAGIVNVETKPLSCTQLRALAAVDPIDAEMFACAPVGSWKLALAGRRSYVDAFLPALLEASSNPGESPTVIAPAYFDYQAKAENTSARTRWEIFAFGANDTLKVTRATSAEDADLSLGGGIQFHRLQVRHTHFGDRVTLESALVPGFLRQDFGSRSADLDRQHHSKVDMFTLQGRENLTVRVSEHLALRAGLDHQLYTWQADFITDLPNLARQFPNPLGVDPQRQIPWKKSSFDSNLGFWTELVTSPATGITLTPGVRVDRFDFANRAQWAVDPRLATRWQVNEPTALKASGGVYRKLPDLFSGVMVPGFGQPGLLAERAIHLTSGIERRFSPLDVTLEGFHVWRSRLPSPTDAVTFRDGKAEPVLFESEGRGRSYGLELLLKRNPTEGRRFSGWVAYTLSRSTRTDRTPDAQGLGGYAGVDPGAARLFELPATARTYLSPFDQTHIFTTVGSWQLPWKMTLGFRVQVVSGNPTTPLENGRSTYDADGDIYRVAPGSVARNSARLPAFQRVDLRLDKRWDFHGWNLTAYLEVMNASNRRAVEAIDYDYRFANRTELRGLPLLPLLGVKGEI from the coding sequence ATGAAAAAACAGATCTCCCCTCTCCTGCTCGCTGCGCTCGCCGTAAGTGGTGTGTGGACTTCGCCGCTCGCGCAGGCCCAGCCCGAAGCGCCCCCGACGCCCGAAGCGCCCCCGCCTGGAGGGCCGCCCTCCGAACCGCCGCTCGCGGCGGCGCCTGACGAAGTCCCGCCACCTCGGCACGCCCAGGGTCGCCTCGAGGTGCAGCTGTTCGACGCGGCCACGGGCGCCCCCATCGCGGGTGCCACGGTCATGGTCGATGGTGACGCCGGCGGTGAATCCGATGCCGAGGGACGGGTGTCCCTGGGTCCGCTCGCCGTGGGGCCTCACAACCTGCTCGTGATGAGCGCCGCACACGATACCCTCGACACACAGACGAGGGTGCACTCTGGTGGCGCCACCCACGTCCGCTATCGCCTGGCGGCCGCCACGGCGGAGGTCTACGAGATTGCGGCCAAGGACGCCCGCCCCCGACGGGAGGCCACGGAGGTGGTGCTCAGCGAAGCCGAGTTCAAGACCGTGCCCGGCACCCTGGGTGACCCCGTGCGGGTCGTCGAGAACCTGCCCGGCATGAACCGGACCCCAGGGGGTCTCGGCGGCGCGCTCATCGTCCGCGGGGCCAACCCTGCCGACAGCGGCGTTTACGTCGACGGTGTCGAGATCCCGTTGCTCTACCACTTTGGCGGGCTCACCTCCGTGGTGAGCGGCGAGTTCATGGGGGGCATCACCTTTACGCCGGGGGGCTTTGGCCCGCAATTCGGCCGCGCCACCGCCGGCATCGTCAACGTCGAGACCAAGCCGCTGTCGTGCACGCAGCTGCGGGCGCTGGCCGCCGTCGATCCCATCGACGCCGAAATGTTCGCTTGTGCGCCCGTGGGCAGCTGGAAGCTGGCCCTCGCGGGACGACGCTCGTACGTGGACGCGTTTTTGCCCGCACTGCTCGAAGCCTCTTCGAATCCGGGCGAAAGCCCGACCGTGATTGCCCCCGCCTACTTCGATTATCAAGCCAAGGCCGAAAACACCAGTGCCCGCACCCGGTGGGAGATCTTTGCCTTCGGCGCCAACGACACACTGAAGGTCACGCGCGCCACCTCGGCCGAAGACGCCGACCTGTCGCTCGGCGGTGGTATCCAGTTTCACCGCCTGCAGGTGCGCCACACCCACTTCGGTGATCGCGTGACGCTGGAGTCGGCCCTGGTGCCCGGGTTCTTGCGGCAGGACTTCGGCAGCCGTTCGGCGGATCTCGATCGCCAGCACCACTCCAAAGTGGACATGTTCACGTTGCAAGGGCGTGAGAACCTGACTGTGCGGGTGAGCGAGCACCTCGCGCTGCGCGCGGGCCTCGACCATCAGCTCTACACCTGGCAGGCCGACTTCATCACCGACCTGCCCAACCTCGCCCGGCAGTTCCCGAACCCGCTGGGGGTCGACCCGCAACGCCAGATCCCCTGGAAAAAGAGCAGTTTCGACAGCAACCTTGGATTTTGGACGGAGCTCGTCACGAGCCCGGCCACCGGCATCACGCTCACACCCGGGGTGCGGGTGGACCGATTCGACTTCGCCAACCGCGCCCAGTGGGCGGTGGACCCGCGCCTCGCCACTCGTTGGCAGGTGAATGAGCCCACCGCCCTCAAGGCCTCGGGTGGGGTGTATCGCAAGCTACCGGATCTGTTCTCGGGCGTCATGGTGCCCGGATTCGGGCAGCCCGGGTTGCTCGCCGAACGAGCCATCCACCTCACCTCAGGCATTGAACGGCGGTTTTCGCCCTTGGACGTGACGCTGGAGGGCTTTCACGTGTGGCGCAGCCGTTTACCGTCGCCCACAGATGCGGTGACCTTCCGCGATGGCAAAGCCGAACCCGTACTCTTCGAGAGCGAAGGCCGAGGCCGCAGCTACGGGCTCGAACTGTTGCTCAAGCGCAACCCCACCGAGGGGCGTCGTTTCAGCGGATGGGTGGCATACACCCTCTCGCGCTCCACTCGCACGGATCGCACCCCCGACGCCCAGGGGCTTGGGGGATACGCAGGCGTCGATCCGGGCGCGGCACGCCTCTTCGAGTTGCCCGCTACGGCCCGCACCTATCTGTCTCCCTTCGATCAAACCCACATCTTCACCACCGTGGGCAGCTGGCAGCTGCCCTGGAAGATGACGCTTGGCTTTCGTGTGCAGGTCGTGTCGGGCAACCCCACCACACCGCTCGAGAACGGTCGCAGCACCTACGACGCCGATGGCGACATCTACCGGGTGGCGCCGGGCTCGGTGGCCCGCAACTCGGCCCGCCTGCCTGCCTTTCAGCGCGTGGACCTGCGCCTGGACAAACGCTGGGACTTTCACGGTTGGAACCTCACCGCCTACCTCGAGGTGATGAACGCCAGCAACCGCCGCGCCGTGGAGGCGATCGATTACGACTACCGCTTCGCCAACCGCACGGAACTGCGCGGCCTGCCCCTCTTGCCCCTGCTCGGCGTGAAAGGAGAAATCTGA